The genomic segment CCGCCGCCGCTCAGCACGGAGCCCAGCGCGAGGCGGGCGACGTCGCCGGGTTTGACGCTGTTCTTCTCGGGTTGCGTCATCTGCCCGATTTTTTCCGCGAGGGTCATCTGCGCGAGGAGCTGCTCGGTGAACTGCTGCTGGTCGGACGTGAGGGGAGACGTGGTCATGAGGCTCCTTGGGCGGCGCGGGGGGCCGGGCGTCACGCGCCGCGCAGAAATGCGCGGGCACAACGGGAAAAAGCGGGAAGGCGGGCAGGTGGGTCAGGCGGAGGCCGGGACCACCCCGGCGGGCCGCAGGGCCGGCGCCGCGGCGAGGACCGGATCATGCAGGACGCAGCGGGCCTGGTGGCCGGGCCCGACGTCGTACAGCCGGGGCAGGGCGGCGCTGCACGCCTCGCGCGCGTGCGGGCAGCGCGGCTCGAACGGACAGCCGGGCGGCAGGTGACGCAGGTCCGGCACCTCCCCAGGCGCGTCGAGGCGTTCGCCCACGCCACCTTCAGGGTTCGGGGCGGCGGCTTTCAGCAGCCGGGTGTACGGCATCTGCGGGTCGCCGATGACGCGCTCGGCCGGTCCGATCTCCACGAGGTGCCCGGCGTACATCACGGCGATCCGGTCGCTCATGTAGCGCGCGCCGGCGAGGTCGTGCGTGATGAACAGCAGGCTCAGGCCTTCGGTGTCCCGCAGGTCAAGCAGCAGGTTCATGATGTCCAGCCGGATGCTGACGTCCAGGGCGCTGGTGGGTTCGTCCGCGAGAATCAGGTCCGGGCGGGCGGCGAGCGCGCGGGCGATCACGACGCGCTGGCGCTGACCGCCGGACAGCTCATGCGGTTTCTTGCGGGCGTAGGCGGCGCCGGGCGACAGGCCGACCCGGTCGAGCAGGGCGTGCACCTCCGCCTGCACGTCCGCGCCGCGGGCGAGGCCGTGGATGCGCAGCGGGCGCGCGAGGGTGTAGCCCACCGTGTGCAGGCCGTTGAGACTCGCGAACGGATCCTGGAAGATCATCTGGACGCGGCGCCGGAAGCGGCGCAGCGGCGCGCCGCGCAGGGTGCGGGGCACCTCCTGCCCGCCGAGGCGGGTGGTGCCGGCGGTGGGGTCGTGCAGCCGGGCGATCAGGCGGGCCACGGTGCTTTTGCCGCTCCCGGACTCCCCGACGAGCCCGAGCACCTCGCCGCGGCCGATCTGGAGGGTGAGGTCGTTCACGGCTGTGACGGCCTGTCCGGACCGCCCCACCCGGAACACCTTGGTGAGGCCGCTCAGGGTCAGGGTGGGCGGCGCGGCGTCGGTGGGGGCGGGGTCAGTCGCTGGCGAGCGGGGCATACGCTTGCTCCTTGAAGGTGGGGTCCACGCTGGGGTCGTAGAGGAAGCACGCCACCGGGTGGCCGCTGGCCTGCTCGTAGCGCTGCAGGGGTTTGACGTCGCACACCCCCGGCATGCGCTGCGGGCACCGCTCGAAGAACGGGCAGCCGCTCAGGTCAAGCGCCAGGGACGGCGGCCGGCCGGGAATGCCGTCGCGGCGTTCGCGGGGCCCGTCCAGCGGCGGAAAGGCGCCCATGAGCCGGCGGGTGTACGGGTGTTTCGGCCGGGCGTACAGCTCGCGGGCCGGGGCTTCCTCAACCACCTCGCCGGCGTACATGATGGCGATCCGGTCACTCATCTCCACCAGCAGCGACAGGTCATGGGTGATGAACACCACGCTGATGCCCAGGCGGCGGCGCACCGCGTCGATCTCCTGGAGGATCTGGCGCTGCACCACCACGTCCAGGGCGGTGGTGGGTTCATCCATGATCACGAGTTTCGGTTCGAGCGCCAGGGCGATGGCGATCACGACGCGCTGTTTCATGCCGCCGGACAGCTGGTGCGGGTAGGCGGCCAGATAGTCCTCGCGCAGGCCCACCAGGCTGAACAGCTCACGCGCGCGGCGGCTGAGCGCCTCGGGGTCCTTCACGCCGTGCGCCTGCATGGCGTCGAACAGCTGCTCGCGGATCCGCAGCACGGGGTTGAGCACGTTCATGCTGGCCTGGAACACCAGCGAGTAGTCCCGCCAGCGGACCCGGCGCAGCTCCTCGGGCGTGAGGTCCAGCAGGTCGCGGCCGTTCAGGATCGCCTGCCCGCCGAACACCGCGCCGGGCGCGTCGAGCAGCCGGGTGGCGGCGAACGCCAGGGTGCTTTTGCCGCAGCCGGACTCCCCGGCCAGGCCGACGAATTCGCCGGGCTGCACGTCCAGCGTGACGCCGCGGACCGCGCGGACCGGGCCGGCGGGTGTGACGTACCCGGCGTCGAGGTCCCGGATGGACAGCAGGGCGTCCGGGGCCGCGTGGTCCGGCCCGGCGGGGCGGGGGCGGCGCAGGACCCGCGTGGTCCGCGCGCCGTGCACCACTTTCGGGTTGGTGACCTCGTCGATGCCGAAATTGATCAGCGCGAACGCGGTGCCCAGCAGCGCGATGCACAGGCCCGGGGCGGCCACCCACCACCACGCGCCCTGCAGCAGCGCGCCGCGCGCCTGCGCCCAGTACAGCATGGTGCCCCACGTGACCTGGCTGACGTCGCCCATGCCCAGGAACGCGAGGCCGGCTTCGCTGAGCACGGCGTACAGGGCGGTGCCGAAGAAGCTCGCGGCGATGAGGCCCGCGAGGTTCGGGAGCATCTCCGCGAAGATCACGCGCGCCGGGCCTTCACCGCTGGCGACCGCGGCGTGCACGAAGTCCCGGTGACGCAGGGCGAGGGCCTGCGAGCGGATGACGCGCGCGCCCCAGGCCCAGCCGGTGAGACTGATCACCAGAATGATCGACCAAACCCCCCGCCGCGCAGGAAGGCGCTGGCGATGATCAGCAGCGGCAGGCCCGGCAGGACCAGGAATACGTTGATCAGGACGTTCAGGGCCTCGTCGGTCCGGCCGCCGAAGTACGCGGCGCACAGGCCGATGGCGGTGGCAATCGCCGTGGCGGTCACGCCCGCGCTCAGGCCGATCAGCAGGGTGAGGCGCGCGCCGTACACCAGCTGCGCCCAGAGGTCCTGCCCGAGGGCGGTCGTGCCCAGCGGGTGGGCCCCGCCGGGCGGCAGGAACGTGCCGTACTCCTGCGCGGTCGGCCGGTAGGGCGTCAGAAGCGGGGCCAGCAGCGCCATGAGCAGCAGCGTGAGCAGCAGCGCCGCGCCGGCCGCCGCGCGCGGCGAGCGCTTCAGGGTCAGGCCGAGGCCCGTCACGCGCTCTTCCCGTCACGCACGCGTGGGTCGAGCAGCGCGTACAGGGCGTCGACGATGAAGTTGGCAATCAGGACCGCCAGCGCAATAAACAGGAAGATCGCCTGCATCAGGGGGTAGTCGAGATTGGTGACGGCCGTGTACAGCTGTAGGCCCAGGCCCGGGTAGCTGAACACCGTCTCGGTGAGGATGCTGCCGCCCACGACGAAGCCCAGGGCCATGCCGAACGCGGTGAAGCTCGGCAGCAGCGCGTTGCGCAGCACGTAGCGGTTCAGGAGCCGGCCTTCACTGAGGCCCTTGGCGCGCGCAAACGCGATGTAGTCCTCCCCCAGGACGCTCATGACGTTGTTGCGCATCGTGATCAGCCACCCGCCGGACGCCGTGACCACCAGCGTCAGGGCCGGCAGGGCCGCGTGGCGCAGCAGCGATGACCACCACTGGGAACTGTAGGGCGTGAGAAACGGATCGAGGTTCCCGCCGAGCGGGAAGACGCTCTGCCGGAAGGCCAGCACGTACAGCAGCAGCAGGGCGAACCAGAAGTACGGCATGCTGTTCAGGAACAGCGCCAGTGGGGGCAGGGCGTCGGCGAGCGGCGTGCCGCGCCGCCACGCGCTGTACAGCCCCAGCGCGCTGCCCAGCGCGAACGCCAGGATGGTCGTGACGCCCACCAGGCCGATCGTCCACGGCGCGGCGAGCGCGATAATGTCACTGACCGGCGTGGGAAACTGCCCGATGGAGCGCCCGAAATCGCCGCGCAGCAGGTCCGTGAGGTACCGGAGGTATTCACCCAGGGCGGTGCCCTTCTGGTCCAGGCCGTACGCGGCCGTGAGGGCCTCGACGGCCGCCGGGTCGAGTTTCCCCTGGTACCGGGCGAGCATCGCGCCGATCGGGTCGCCGGGCACGAGGCGCGGCAGGATGAAGTTCAGGGTGACGGCCACCCACAGGGTGAACACCAGAAGGCCGAATTTACGCAGCAGGTATGGCATGCGGCCCTCCTTGGGCGCGGCGGATCAGGGCGGGCAGGGCGCCCCATGGGAGCGCCCCGCCCCGGCGGGTTTACTTGGGTTTGACGTTGAGGTACATCAGGCGCGCGCCGACCGTGTCGTCCGCGGTGCCGTGGTTGTACGGGGTCTGCCGGGTCGGGAAGCCCGTGAAGCGGCTGGTGTTGTACAGGGAGAACTCGAAGCGGTCCGTGAGCGGCAGCCACGGCATGTCTTTCATGACGGTCGCGGCGATGGTGTTGATGGCTTTTTTCTGCGTGGCCTCGTCGCTGCTGGCGCGGAACTGCGCCAGGGCCTGCGTGATGGCCGGGTTGGTGTAGCGCGCCAGGTTCGACGGGGCGGTCTTCCCGACGGGCGCGGTGAATTCCGGGGCGAAGCTCTGGTTGTACAGGTAGTACGGGCTGGGCCCGCCGCCCCAGCCCCAGCTGATGCCCATGTCGTACGTGCCGGTCTGCAGGCCGCCGGCGTAGCTGCTCCAGGCCTGCTGGTCGATCTGGGTGCTCACGCCGACGGCCTTGAGGTCCTCGCTGATCACCTGGGCCATGGTGATGAAGTCCGTCCAGCCGGCGCCGACCAGAATCTTGAAGGCGGGCAGCGGCTTGCCGTCCTTGCCGAGGCGGCGGCCCTGGGCGTCTTTGCGGTAACCGGCCTTCGTGAGCGCCGCGTCGGCGGCCGCGGCGTCGTACCGCAGGGCGCCGGCGCGGGTGCTGGCCGTCAGCCAGTCCTGCTGCCCGGGAATCAGGCCGCTCGGGTGGGCGGCCTTGGCGACCCCGGCGTAGGCCTTCTGCGCGACGTTGCTGGTGTCGACCGCCTGAGCCAGGGCGCGGCGGAAGGCCGGGTCGTTGAACGGCGCCTTAGCAGTGTTGAAGTACAGGTAGTTGTCCCCCGTGACCGGCCAGAAGTAGGTGTTGTTCGGCCCGCGCTTGGCGTAGCCGCCTTCCGGGTCGGGCACGCCGATGTAGCCGTAGTCCGCTTCACCCTTGAGCAGTTTGAGCAGGGCGGCGTCGTTGCTGTTCGTGGCGGTCCAGACGATGGCGTCCACGTACGGCTGGCCTTTCATCCAGTAGTTGGGGTTTTTCAGCACCCGCAGCGCCTGCTGGCTGTAACTGTCGAACACGAACGGTCCCGTGCCGACCGGATTCGGGTTCGTTTCGGTCAGGGGCGTCTTGACGGCGCTCCAGATGTGCTCGGGCACGATGGGCGTGGCCGCGATGTACTGGAAGGTGGGGACGTTCGCCTTGCTGAAGGTGAAGGTCACGGTGCTGTCCCCGCTGGCCTTGACGCTGGTCAGGCCGCTTTTCCACAGCGCGCTGGTGTCCAGCGCCGGGTACTGCTTGAGGTAGTTGAAGGTGAACGCCACGTCCCGCGCGGTGAACGCCTGGCCGTCGGTCCACTTCACGCCGTCGCGGATGGTGACGGTCAGCGTCCGGGCGTCTTTGCTCCAGGTGGATTTCGTGCCGAGCACCGGCGTGGCCTTCCCGGTCAGGGTGTTCACGTAGAACAGCGTCTCGTAGATGACGCTGTTGGTGGGCAGCAGATGCTGGTCGCCCGGCGTGAACGGGTTGAGGTTCTGCGCACCCCACTGGGTGGGCCGCACGACCGTGAAGACCGTTTTGGGTTGCTGGGCCAGAGCGGTGGCAGTCAGGGCGGCGGCAAGCAGGGCAGTCACGGCGGCAGTACGGTTCATCTCGACCTCGGTGGGAACGTGGGGGCGGCGGCCGGTTCAGGCCATGGGACACCGCCGCGGCCGCGTGG from the Deinococcus taeanensis genome contains:
- a CDS encoding ABC transporter permease, coding for MPYLLRKFGLLVFTLWVAVTLNFILPRLVPGDPIGAMLARYQGKLDPAAVEALTAAYGLDQKGTALGEYLRYLTDLLRGDFGRSIGQFPTPVSDIIALAAPWTIGLVGVTTILAFALGSALGLYSAWRRGTPLADALPPLALFLNSMPYFWFALLLLYVLAFRQSVFPLGGNLDPFLTPYSSQWWSSLLRHAALPALTLVVTASGGWLITMRNNVMSVLGEDYIAFARAKGLSEGRLLNRYVLRNALLPSFTAFGMALGFVVGGSILTETVFSYPGLGLQLYTAVTNLDYPLMQAIFLFIALAVLIANFIVDALYALLDPRVRDGKSA
- a CDS encoding dipeptide/oligopeptide/nickel ABC transporter permease/ATP-binding protein, which codes for MISLTGWAWGARVIRSQALALRHRDFVHAAVASGEGPARVIFAEMLPNLAGLIAASFFGTALYAVLSEAGLAFLGMGDVSQVTWGTMLYWAQARGALLQGAWWWVAAPGLCIALLGTAFALINFGIDEVTNPKVVHGARTTRVLRRPRPAGPDHAAPDALLSIRDLDAGYVTPAGPVRAVRGVTLDVQPGEFVGLAGESGCGKSTLAFAATRLLDAPGAVFGGQAILNGRDLLDLTPEELRRVRWRDYSLVFQASMNVLNPVLRIREQLFDAMQAHGVKDPEALSRRARELFSLVGLREDYLAAYPHQLSGGMKQRVVIAIALALEPKLVIMDEPTTALDVVVQRQILQEIDAVRRRLGISVVFITHDLSLLVEMSDRIAIMYAGEVVEEAPARELYARPKHPYTRRLMGAFPPLDGPRERRDGIPGRPPSLALDLSGCPFFERCPQRMPGVCDVKPLQRYEQASGHPVACFLYDPSVDPTFKEQAYAPLASD
- a CDS encoding ABC transporter ATP-binding protein; the protein is MPRSPATDPAPTDAAPPTLTLSGLTKVFRVGRSGQAVTAVNDLTLQIGRGEVLGLVGESGSGKSTVARLIARLHDPTAGTTRLGGQEVPRTLRGAPLRRFRRRVQMIFQDPFASLNGLHTVGYTLARPLRIHGLARGADVQAEVHALLDRVGLSPGAAYARKKPHELSGGQRQRVVIARALAARPDLILADEPTSALDVSIRLDIMNLLLDLRDTEGLSLLFITHDLAGARYMSDRIAVMYAGHLVEIGPAERVIGDPQMPYTRLLKAAAPNPEGGVGERLDAPGEVPDLRHLPPGCPFEPRCPHAREACSAALPRLYDVGPGHQARCVLHDPVLAAAPALRPAGVVPASA
- a CDS encoding ABC transporter substrate-binding protein, encoding MTALLAAALTATALAQQPKTVFTVVRPTQWGAQNLNPFTPGDQHLLPTNSVIYETLFYVNTLTGKATPVLGTKSTWSKDARTLTVTIRDGVKWTDGQAFTARDVAFTFNYLKQYPALDTSALWKSGLTSVKASGDSTVTFTFSKANVPTFQYIAATPIVPEHIWSAVKTPLTETNPNPVGTGPFVFDSYSQQALRVLKNPNYWMKGQPYVDAIVWTATNSNDAALLKLLKGEADYGYIGVPDPEGGYAKRGPNNTYFWPVTGDNYLYFNTAKAPFNDPAFRRALAQAVDTSNVAQKAYAGVAKAAHPSGLIPGQQDWLTASTRAGALRYDAAAADAALTKAGYRKDAQGRRLGKDGKPLPAFKILVGAGWTDFITMAQVISEDLKAVGVSTQIDQQAWSSYAGGLQTGTYDMGISWGWGGGPSPYYLYNQSFAPEFTAPVGKTAPSNLARYTNPAITQALAQFRASSDEATQKKAINTIAATVMKDMPWLPLTDRFEFSLYNTSRFTGFPTRQTPYNHGTADDTVGARLMYLNVKPK
- a CDS encoding ABC transporter permease — translated: MTGLGLTLKRSPRAAAGAALLLTLLLMALLAPLLTPYRPTAQEYGTFLPPGGAHPLGTTALGQDLWAQLVYGARLTLLIGLSAGVTATAIATAIGLCAAYFGGRTDEALNVLINVFLVLPGLPLLIIASAFLRGGGFGRSFW